In Paracoccus methylovorus, a genomic segment contains:
- a CDS encoding alpha/beta hydrolase — protein MSQQGRVGPDHARKQAELRIFETGAPTHELSQKVVAVGPGYRLFLAVPKAPAPEQGWPVLYMLDGNAAFDFLTPEHLALVPGLMIVGIGYDIDRQFARELRTQDFTAPDGPGDGLRPDHVHEGRVAGGAAIFHDRLTGPLRAAAEAGLPANPARRTLWGHSFGGLFTLYALLARPAGFARYAAISPSIWWDEALIRRVAQEAAAASLPLLVALGDREKRSGSDGPPPDGPAPATMQFVADLADHPGHQAQVHVLKGHIHIQTLAGSFPLVLPFAATD, from the coding sequence ATGTCGCAGCAGGGACGGGTCGGACCGGATCACGCCAGAAAACAGGCCGAACTTCGGATATTTGAGACCGGCGCGCCCACGCATGAGCTTTCGCAAAAGGTGGTGGCGGTCGGTCCCGGTTACCGGCTGTTTCTGGCAGTTCCCAAGGCGCCCGCGCCCGAACAGGGATGGCCGGTGCTTTATATGCTGGATGGCAATGCGGCCTTTGATTTCCTGACGCCCGAGCATCTGGCGCTGGTGCCGGGGCTGATGATCGTCGGCATCGGCTATGACATCGACCGCCAGTTTGCGCGCGAATTGCGCACGCAGGATTTCACCGCGCCTGATGGGCCGGGCGACGGTCTGCGCCCCGATCACGTCCATGAAGGCCGTGTGGCCGGTGGTGCGGCGATCTTTCACGACAGGCTGACCGGCCCTTTGCGCGCCGCGGCCGAAGCAGGGCTGCCAGCGAATCCGGCCCGCCGCACGCTTTGGGGGCACAGTTTCGGCGGGCTCTTCACGCTTTACGCGCTGCTGGCACGGCCGGCCGGCTTTGCCCGCTATGCTGCGATCAGCCCCTCGATCTGGTGGGACGAGGCGCTGATTCGCCGGGTGGCGCAGGAGGCCGCGGCTGCTTCGCTACCCTTGCTGGTGGCGCTGGGCGATCGCGAGAAACGCTCGGGCAGCGATGGCCCGCCCCCCGATGGCCCTGCGCCCGCGACCATGCAATTTGTCGCGGATCTGGCCGACCATCCCGGCCATCAGGCGCAGGTTCATGTGCTGAAGGGGCATATCCATATCCAGACACTTGCGGGTTCCTTTCCGCTGGTCCTGCCTTTTGCCGCCACGGATTAA
- a CDS encoding GNAT family N-acetyltransferase, translating to MRDEATIASCHCLHSRLDKMRFQMLRKQYHFRTIQGDLHAWDVHRLIRLSKHLTPKLVRLEDIAELDENWWYEGQENLPTPRALAAHMALVQQTDLAYPILLCADGRLMDGMHRLVKALLDDRTHIQAIRFPVTPEADYINVSADDLPYPDEEVSKDVMDQHVHIRPLAACDYPAAGRIYFCAVHEGTRNAYSYEQRLAWAGETIDLEQWQTRIEALTGFVAEVGGEPIGFITIDRTGYVDLAFVLPSATGKGIGRVLLDAAEQWAKANGAARLTTEASLIARPFFEKSGWLLLEEEDVLRNGVNLTRYKMQKDLVRDVGTSA from the coding sequence ATGCGGGATGAAGCAACCATTGCTTCATGCCATTGCCTGCACTCAAGGCTCGACAAGATGAGATTTCAGATGTTGAGAAAGCAGTATCACTTTCGAACGATCCAGGGCGATCTGCATGCGTGGGATGTTCATCGGTTGATCCGGCTTTCGAAGCACCTCACTCCCAAGCTCGTCCGCTTGGAAGATATTGCCGAGTTGGATGAAAACTGGTGGTATGAAGGTCAAGAAAATCTACCCACTCCCCGCGCACTTGCCGCACATATGGCTTTGGTGCAACAGACGGATTTGGCCTATCCGATCCTGCTCTGTGCGGATGGCCGCCTTATGGACGGGATGCACCGGCTCGTCAAAGCCCTGTTAGATGATCGGACCCACATTCAGGCGATCAGATTCCCGGTCACGCCTGAAGCCGATTACATCAACGTGTCCGCAGATGATCTGCCTTACCCCGATGAAGAGGTCAGCAAGGATGTCATGGACCAACATGTACACATCAGGCCTCTGGCCGCATGCGATTACCCTGCGGCAGGTCGTATCTATTTTTGCGCTGTCCACGAAGGCACGAGAAACGCCTATAGCTACGAGCAACGGCTTGCATGGGCAGGGGAGACGATTGATCTCGAGCAATGGCAGACGCGGATTGAAGCGCTTACTGGTTTTGTCGCAGAAGTTGGCGGTGAACCGATAGGCTTCATCACCATTGATCGAACGGGATATGTCGATCTCGCTTTTGTTCTGCCTTCAGCAACCGGAAAGGGCATTGGTCGAGTGCTTTTGGACGCGGCGGAACAATGGGCCAAAGCCAACGGCGCGGCGCGGCTCACAACCGAGGCCAGTCTGATAGCACGCCCTTTCTTCGAGAAAAGCGGCTGGCTTCTGCTGGAGGAAGAGGACGTCCTTCGCAACGGCGTGAACCTGACGCGCTACAAGATGCAGAAGGATCTCGTCCGAGACGTAGGAACGTCTGCTTAG
- a CDS encoding ABC transporter substrate-binding protein, with translation MTLTRPLLAALALIASFGSAVADVVATDILGRVVHLPEPARHIVLGEGRHLTVLGLIHDDPVSLVTGWRLDKALDEPTMQAYREKFPDIDEIRPVGSGNRDISAEAIIALHPDLVVLTLIDQGDPGMEVARQQIEAAGIPVAYVDFFSHPQENSIPSLQILGKLIGAEERAEEFADFYEARLARIRDRLAAPDITRPRVFFHVHAAPQSCCSTVGTGVFHDFITTAGGQNIGNDTVKGVLGNVSLEYLIGADPDVYIATGGTHMAVRGGLVLGSGVDADTAQASFDKLISAPGFSSLRAVEEGRVAGVWHLFNDSPVHIALIEYLAKTFHPDLFQDVDPAATLAEINARFLPVTVPGTWWVTPEQ, from the coding sequence ATGACACTGACCCGCCCGCTGCTTGCCGCCCTTGCCCTGATCGCCTCATTTGGCTCTGCCGTGGCGGATGTGGTGGCCACCGACATTCTGGGGCGCGTCGTTCATCTGCCTGAACCCGCCCGCCACATCGTGCTGGGCGAGGGGCGGCACCTGACGGTACTGGGGCTGATCCACGACGATCCGGTGTCGCTGGTCACCGGCTGGCGTCTCGACAAGGCGCTGGACGAGCCGACGATGCAGGCTTACCGCGAGAAATTCCCCGATATCGACGAGATCCGCCCCGTCGGCTCGGGCAATCGCGACATCTCGGCCGAGGCGATCATCGCGCTGCATCCCGATCTGGTGGTGCTGACGCTGATCGACCAGGGTGATCCCGGCATGGAGGTCGCCCGCCAGCAGATCGAGGCGGCGGGGATTCCGGTCGCCTATGTCGATTTCTTCTCGCATCCGCAGGAAAATTCGATCCCCAGCCTGCAGATTCTGGGCAAGCTGATCGGCGCCGAGGAACGTGCCGAGGAATTCGCCGATTTCTACGAAGCCCGGCTTGCGCGCATCCGCGACCGCCTTGCCGCGCCCGACATTACCCGGCCGCGTGTGTTCTTTCACGTCCATGCCGCCCCGCAGAGCTGCTGCTCGACCGTCGGCACCGGGGTGTTTCATGACTTCATCACCACCGCGGGTGGGCAGAACATCGGCAACGACACCGTCAAGGGCGTGCTGGGCAACGTCAGCCTGGAATATCTGATCGGGGCCGACCCGGACGTCTATATCGCGACCGGCGGCACGCATATGGCGGTGCGGGGTGGGCTGGTGCTGGGCTCGGGCGTCGATGCAGACACCGCACAGGCAAGTTTCGACAAGCTGATCTCGGCGCCCGGCTTTTCGTCGCTGCGCGCGGTCGAGGAAGGGCGCGTGGCAGGCGTCTGGCACCTGTTCAACGATTCGCCGGTGCATATCGCGCTGATCGAATATCTGGCCAAGACCTTTCATCCCGACCTGTTTCAGGACGTCGATCCCGCAGCCACGCTGGCCGAGATCAACGCACGCTTTCTGCCCGTCACCGTGCCGGGGACCTGGTGGGTGACACCCGAACAATGA
- a CDS encoding non-ribosomal peptide synthetase, which produces MNRHQEIPAETAYPLTEAQEGLWYAQALDPDNPILNTGQYLELIGPLDRDALAQAVARTIAETPALSLRFHGGPEGPRQWVGLPAMLGFADLSAQPNAEAQALAQMRADSQRPLNLAHEPAGALTLFALGPQRHLLYERIHHLAIDGYGMVLVTNRIAAHYAALVAGAPAPEPFGPLSLAADEDAAWRASSRRQADRDWWHAELAQLPEIAGLAPGRAASGPDFLRDSRLLPQALLDRLANYATRHRLGWPDVLNALTGAYLARWTGGEAVIGLPFMARMGRKIAQVPCMAMNVLPHRLRLDEDAPLPEWLAAQSKRMAQARRRGLYRSELLRRELGLVGGTRRLYGPLVNVQPFDKPPEFPGLQTHLHILGAGAVDDLTLTFRGDPASGMIFEVDANPGLYTADEVRGHGDRLVAFLTAALACESLASVPTASPDEIAQAQAQAKATHHPVPDTTLTALIATQLAATPDAVAISFGADGLTFAELDRRSAALAARLEELGAGPDRIVAVALERSLELPVALLAILRAGAAYLPLDPAHPPERIARILAQAQPVAVLTSANLTGLFPADAELLLPGEWPTEGRPKATPAPGDLAYVIFTSGSTGEPKGVAIEHRAIVNRLLWMQAHYGIDASDRILQKTPATFDVSVWEFFLPMIAGAELVMAPPDAHRDPTAIARLIRERGITTCHFVPSMLSAFLASPASQGLSLRRVFCSGEELTADQRDRFHARIDAELHNLYGPTEAAVDVSYWPASAEDRANPIPIGWPVWNTALEVLDERMRPVPPGLAGHLYLGGVQLARGYLGRPDLTAERFVSGPLGRLYATGDLARLRPDGAVVYLGRSDHQVKIRGLRVELGEIEAAIMATGLAQECAVIAREDHAGEKRLVAYLVPTGDWRPSLLAERLAASLPAYMVPSAEVALDALPVTSNGKLDRKALPAPEFIASGRAAETPTEQMLAQLFAEVLHLPEPAPAEADFFALGGDSLSAVRLSQALETATGRNPGLGTIFEHPILAVLATALDAQAPHDDGLGPLIVLAEGDPQATPLFLIHPAGGLSWGYHGLARRIAPARRVWGLQHPALDPAVQMAGDLAELASDYAQRITTLVPKGRVHLAGWSVGGILAQEIAVMLAQKGRRVGVVAMLDSYPCDAWRDEPEPDPVTALRALLAIAGYDPEAHRELDTREAVVSFLRRGDSALGALPARVLDGVIRTVTGTNRMIRDHHHRRFAGTITHFRAARDHKERALTPEMWAPYAAALEVIDLPLLHAEMTSAEATALIAPELIQRLGRD; this is translated from the coding sequence ATGAACAGGCATCAGGAAATTCCGGCCGAAACCGCCTATCCCCTGACCGAGGCGCAAGAGGGGTTGTGGTATGCTCAGGCGCTGGATCCCGACAACCCGATCCTGAACACCGGGCAGTATCTGGAACTCATCGGCCCGCTGGATCGCGATGCGCTGGCGCAGGCCGTCGCGCGGACCATCGCCGAAACCCCGGCCCTGTCGCTGCGCTTTCACGGCGGTCCAGAGGGGCCACGGCAATGGGTCGGGCTGCCGGCGATGCTGGGTTTTGCCGATCTGTCCGCCCAACCCAATGCCGAGGCGCAGGCATTGGCGCAGATGCGCGCCGACAGCCAACGGCCCCTGAATCTGGCACATGAACCGGCCGGGGCGCTGACACTGTTCGCCTTGGGGCCTCAGCGGCACTTGCTTTATGAACGCATCCACCACCTTGCCATCGACGGCTATGGCATGGTGCTGGTGACCAACCGCATCGCCGCGCATTATGCCGCGCTGGTGGCCGGGGCGCCCGCGCCCGAACCCTTTGGCCCGTTGTCTCTGGCGGCCGATGAGGATGCGGCCTGGCGCGCCTCGTCCCGTCGTCAGGCAGATCGCGACTGGTGGCACGCCGAACTGGCCCAACTACCCGAAATCGCCGGGCTGGCGCCGGGCCGTGCGGCCAGCGGTCCCGATTTCCTGCGCGATTCCCGCCTGCTGCCGCAGGCTCTGCTGGACCGGCTGGCGAATTACGCCACCCGCCACCGGCTGGGTTGGCCGGATGTGCTGAACGCCCTGACCGGCGCATATCTTGCGCGATGGACCGGGGGCGAGGCGGTGATCGGCCTGCCTTTCATGGCCCGGATGGGCCGCAAGATCGCACAGGTGCCCTGCATGGCAATGAACGTCCTGCCGCACCGGTTGCGGCTGGACGAGGATGCCCCCCTGCCGGAATGGCTGGCCGCGCAATCGAAACGGATGGCGCAGGCCCGCCGCCGCGGCCTTTACCGCAGCGAGCTTTTGCGCCGCGAACTGGGGCTGGTCGGTGGCACGCGACGGCTTTACGGACCCTTGGTGAACGTGCAGCCCTTTGACAAGCCGCCAGAGTTTCCGGGTCTGCAAACTCATCTGCACATTCTGGGGGCCGGCGCCGTCGATGACCTGACGCTGACCTTCCGGGGCGATCCGGCCTCGGGCATGATTTTCGAGGTGGACGCAAACCCCGGGCTTTACACCGCCGATGAGGTGCGTGGCCATGGCGACCGGCTGGTGGCCTTTCTGACCGCGGCGCTTGCCTGCGAAAGCCTTGCCTCCGTGCCTACCGCAAGCCCCGACGAGATCGCCCAGGCACAGGCGCAGGCCAAGGCAACGCACCACCCGGTCCCCGACACCACGCTGACCGCGCTGATCGCGACGCAGCTTGCCGCCACCCCTGACGCCGTCGCCATCAGCTTTGGCGCAGACGGCCTGACCTTTGCCGAACTTGACCGCCGCAGCGCCGCACTGGCTGCGCGGCTTGAGGAACTTGGCGCCGGTCCTGACCGCATCGTGGCCGTGGCGCTGGAGCGTTCGCTGGAATTGCCCGTGGCACTGCTGGCGATCCTGCGCGCGGGCGCGGCCTATCTGCCGCTCGACCCGGCGCATCCGCCCGAGCGCATCGCCCGCATCCTCGCGCAGGCGCAGCCCGTCGCGGTGCTGACCTCGGCCAACCTGACCGGGCTGTTTCCAGCCGATGCCGAACTGCTGCTGCCCGGTGAGTGGCCCACCGAGGGCCGCCCCAAGGCCACGCCGGCACCCGGCGATCTGGCCTATGTCATCTTCACCTCGGGCTCGACCGGAGAGCCCAAGGGCGTCGCCATCGAACATCGCGCCATCGTCAACCGCCTGCTGTGGATGCAAGCGCATTACGGTATCGACGCCAGCGACCGCATCCTGCAAAAAACGCCCGCCACCTTCGACGTCTCGGTCTGGGAGTTCTTCCTGCCGATGATCGCCGGGGCCGAGCTGGTGATGGCGCCCCCCGACGCGCATCGCGATCCCACCGCCATCGCCCGGCTGATTCGGGAACGCGGCATCACCACCTGCCATTTCGTGCCCTCGATGCTCTCGGCCTTTCTGGCCTCGCCCGCCTCGCAGGGGCTGAGCTTGCGGCGGGTTTTCTGCTCGGGCGAAGAGTTGACGGCAGACCAGCGCGACCGCTTTCACGCGCGTATCGACGCGGAACTGCACAATCTTTACGGCCCGACCGAAGCGGCGGTGGACGTCAGCTATTGGCCCGCCTCGGCCGAGGATCGGGCAAACCCGATCCCGATCGGCTGGCCGGTGTGGAACACCGCACTGGAGGTGCTGGATGAGCGGATGCGCCCGGTACCACCGGGACTGGCGGGGCACCTGTATCTGGGTGGCGTGCAGCTTGCGCGCGGTTATCTGGGGCGGCCGGACCTGACCGCGGAACGCTTTGTCAGCGGGCCCCTGGGTCGGCTTTACGCCACCGGTGACCTGGCGCGGCTGCGGCCGGACGGGGCCGTGGTCTATCTGGGCCGCTCGGATCATCAGGTAAAGATCCGGGGGCTGCGCGTAGAGCTGGGCGAGATCGAGGCAGCGATCATGGCCACCGGCCTCGCGCAGGAATGCGCGGTGATCGCGCGCGAAGATCACGCCGGCGAAAAGCGCCTTGTCGCCTATCTGGTGCCGACCGGGGACTGGCGGCCCAGCCTGCTTGCCGAGCGGCTGGCGGCCAGCCTGCCCGCGTACATGGTCCCTTCGGCCGAGGTGGCGCTGGATGCGCTGCCCGTCACCTCGAACGGCAAACTGGACCGCAAAGCCCTGCCCGCGCCGGAGTTCATCGCCTCGGGTCGCGCGGCGGAAACACCGACAGAGCAGATGCTGGCGCAACTGTTCGCCGAGGTCCTGCACCTGCCCGAACCCGCACCGGCCGAGGCCGATTTCTTTGCGCTGGGGGGGGATTCGCTGTCCGCCGTGCGGCTTTCGCAGGCGCTTGAGACAGCTACGGGGCGCAACCCCGGGCTTGGCACCATCTTCGAACATCCGATTCTCGCGGTGCTGGCCACCGCGCTGGACGCGCAAGCGCCGCATGACGACGGGCTTGGCCCGCTGATTGTGCTGGCCGAGGGCGACCCGCAAGCCACCCCCCTGTTCCTGATCCATCCGGCTGGGGGGCTGTCCTGGGGGTATCACGGTCTGGCGCGGCGCATCGCGCCCGCGCGCCGCGTCTGGGGGCTGCAACATCCAGCCCTTGATCCGGCGGTGCAGATGGCCGGCGACCTCGCCGAACTGGCGAGCGACTATGCGCAACGCATCACCACGCTGGTGCCCAAAGGACGGGTCCATCTGGCGGGCTGGTCGGTCGGCGGCATTCTGGCGCAAGAGATCGCCGTGATGCTGGCCCAGAAGGGTCGCCGGGTCGGAGTTGTCGCCATGCTGGACAGCTATCCCTGCGACGCTTGGCGTGACGAGCCCGAACCCGACCCGGTCACGGCGCTGCGCGCGCTGCTGGCCATCGCCGGCTACGACCCCGAGGCACATCGGGAACTGGACACGCGCGAGGCGGTGGTTTCCTTCCTGCGCCGGGGCGACAGCGCGCTGGGTGCCTTGCCCGCGCGGGTGCTGGACGGGGTGATCCGCACCGTGACCGGCACGAACCGCATGATCCGCGATCATCATCACCGCCGCTTTGCCGGCACGATCACGCACTTCCGCGCTGCCCGCGACCATAAGGAGCGCGCGCTGACACCTGAAATGTGGGCACCCTATGCCGCTGCGCTTGAGGTCATTGACCTGCCCCTTTTGCATGCCGAGATGACCTCGGCCGAAGCCACGGCACTGATCGCCCCCGAGCTTATCCAGAGGCTGGGTCGGGATTAA
- a CDS encoding cytochrome b, whose amino-acid sequence MAPKSVPLRDTRQLYGKVTRLLHWSIAALMLWQFFGMGLKLLLGRQPVVAFFVGSHQAVGTVLFVLIALRVVWALVNRRSRPDHGAGFWGLAARLGHMALYLVMALVPTIALLRAYGGERAFAPFGFQIFPAQEPPITWTVNLAGALHGELAWLLLVLILGHVVMVGVHESMWRDGTLARMAGRRRAGL is encoded by the coding sequence ATGGCCCCGAAATCCGTGCCTTTGCGCGATACCCGGCAGCTTTACGGCAAAGTGACGCGCTTGCTGCATTGGAGCATTGCCGCGCTGATGCTGTGGCAGTTCTTCGGCATGGGGCTGAAATTGCTTTTGGGACGTCAGCCGGTGGTGGCGTTCTTCGTTGGCTCGCACCAGGCGGTGGGAACGGTGCTGTTCGTGCTGATCGCGCTGCGGGTGGTCTGGGCCTTGGTGAACCGCCGCAGCCGGCCGGATCACGGTGCGGGTTTTTGGGGGCTGGCGGCGCGGCTGGGTCATATGGCGCTGTATCTGGTGATGGCGCTGGTGCCGACCATCGCGTTGTTGCGCGCCTATGGCGGCGAGCGGGCCTTTGCCCCCTTCGGCTTTCAGATTTTTCCGGCGCAAGAGCCCCCGATCACCTGGACGGTCAACCTGGCCGGTGCGCTGCACGGAGAGCTTGCCTGGCTGTTGCTGGTTTTGATCCTGGGTCACGTGGTCATGGTCGGCGTGCATGAAAGCATGTGGCGCGACGGCACGCTGGCGCGCATGGCTGGACGGCGACGGGCGGGGCTTTAG
- a CDS encoding DUF2794 domain-containing protein codes for MNAPFGFPSEHDRVAFDRGELGVILSVYGRMVAAGEWRDYAMSFLREMAVFSVFRRATEHPLYRIEKRPRLRNAQGQYAVIGMDGRVLKRGHDLRVVLRVLEKKLIRPVE; via the coding sequence ATGAATGCGCCCTTCGGTTTCCCGTCCGAGCATGATCGCGTAGCCTTCGACCGGGGTGAACTGGGCGTTATCCTTTCGGTTTACGGCCGGATGGTCGCGGCGGGGGAATGGCGTGACTATGCCATGTCCTTTCTGCGTGAGATGGCGGTGTTCTCGGTCTTTCGCCGGGCCACCGAACACCCGCTTTATCGTATCGAAAAGCGCCCCCGGCTGCGCAATGCGCAGGGTCAATATGCGGTGATCGGCATGGATGGGCGCGTGCTCAAGCGCGGGCACGACCTGCGCGTCGTGCTGCGCGTGCTGGAAAAGAAGCTGATCCGCCCGGTCGAGTGA
- a CDS encoding YncE family protein — MAHPSRPSMRTLLGASALALSVISGPVLADTVFTKPLVDFAGRVSAGGVERAPVHKGGKALIEGENLIPGQTVTLMRGPNALTAEPIAVDAEGKFSFALDIDADAETGLQPIVVITENPASANVVELKISPEVAVAGAEKFSVVSEPAARGLYQVKFSEAANAAFATSAVGRPPVKESKLVKVNPETLKVEAEVTPAAAPARPDGSDAGLLAVYGIDVDDAHGHVWVTNTRQNTAAVYKQSDLSLVKQFEPGSVPHARDVVVDEANSRAYASATGTPEIKVFDTKTLEPLEPITIQSQIRGEEFSTMALDIDEQGGKLVTVSLSTPEAAIVDLTSGEVRVIALPGAKSASGVAYDPQEGLIFVASQATDNLLIVKAETGEVIHDVAVGAGPLNVAFEPVSRNAYVANRGAGTISVVSPEGEIVANLDAGSFPNQLRADGKGNVWAVNKSRGENDESGDRIWRITPATE, encoded by the coding sequence ATGGCACATCCATCACGGCCCTCGATGCGCACCCTGCTGGGGGCGTCTGCGCTTGCACTTTCGGTGATTTCGGGCCCGGTCCTGGCCGATACCGTCTTTACCAAGCCGCTGGTCGATTTTGCTGGCCGCGTTTCGGCCGGCGGCGTCGAGCGCGCCCCGGTCCACAAGGGCGGCAAGGCGTTGATCGAGGGCGAAAACCTGATCCCCGGCCAGACCGTCACGCTGATGCGCGGCCCCAACGCACTGACCGCCGAGCCGATCGCCGTCGACGCCGAAGGCAAGTTCAGCTTTGCGCTCGACATTGATGCCGATGCCGAAACCGGCCTGCAGCCCATCGTGGTCATCACCGAAAACCCTGCGTCGGCTAACGTGGTCGAGCTGAAAATCTCGCCCGAAGTGGCGGTTGCGGGCGCCGAGAAGTTCTCGGTCGTCAGCGAGCCGGCGGCGCGCGGTCTTTATCAGGTGAAATTCAGCGAAGCCGCCAATGCCGCCTTCGCGACCAGCGCCGTCGGCCGGCCGCCGGTCAAGGAATCGAAACTGGTCAAGGTCAACCCCGAGACGCTGAAGGTCGAGGCCGAGGTCACCCCCGCCGCCGCCCCCGCCCGCCCCGATGGCAGCGATGCCGGGCTTCTGGCTGTCTATGGCATCGATGTGGATGACGCGCACGGCCACGTCTGGGTGACCAACACCCGTCAGAACACGGCTGCTGTTTACAAGCAGTCCGACCTGTCGCTGGTCAAGCAGTTCGAGCCGGGTTCGGTGCCCCATGCCCGCGATGTGGTGGTGGATGAGGCCAACAGCCGCGCTTATGCCAGCGCCACGGGCACGCCCGAGATCAAGGTTTTCGACACCAAGACGCTGGAGCCGCTGGAACCGATCACCATCCAGTCGCAGATTCGCGGCGAAGAGTTCTCGACCATGGCGCTGGACATCGACGAGCAGGGAGGCAAGCTGGTCACCGTCAGCCTGTCCACACCCGAGGCCGCCATCGTCGATCTGACCTCGGGCGAGGTCAGGGTGATCGCTCTGCCGGGTGCCAAGTCCGCCTCGGGCGTGGCCTACGACCCGCAGGAAGGGCTGATCTTCGTCGCCTCGCAGGCCACCGACAACCTGCTGATCGTCAAGGCAGAAACCGGCGAGGTGATCCATGATGTCGCCGTGGGCGCCGGCCCCCTGAACGTCGCCTTCGAGCCGGTAAGCCGCAACGCCTATGTCGCCAACCGCGGCGCCGGCACCATCAGCGTCGTCAGCCCCGAGGGCGAGATCGTCGCCAACCTCGACGCCGGCAGCTTCCCCAACCAGTTGCGCGCCGATGGCAAGGGCAACGTCTGGGCGGTCAACAAGTCGCGCGGCGAAAACGACGAGTCGGGCGACCGCATCTGGCGCATCACCCCCGCCACGGAGTAA
- a CDS encoding FecCD family ABC transporter permease: MSDAILQRYHRQSRRNALLVGVLALAALAALLLDLVTGPAGLPLADTLRALTGGEVTRGTQVIVWDVRLPVACMALLVGAALALAGAEMQTVLENPLAEPFTLGVSSSAALGAAVAIVLGLTVPGLPPVWSVSGNAFLFALGALGLLQLLGRIRGGGPEVLILFGVALNFTAAALLSLLQFVASADALQQLVFWTMGSLASAQWPGVVLIGVVLVVAVPFSFRAAWKLTALRLGEDQAKSFGVDVTGLRRWTLLRVSLLAASAVSMVGVIGFVGLAGPHIARMLVGENHRVFLPASLLTGALVMSLASTLSKTLVPGVLLPVGLVTSLIGLPIFFALILRGRRR; this comes from the coding sequence ATGAGCGACGCCATCCTGCAGCGCTATCACCGGCAAAGCCGGCGCAACGCCCTTTTGGTGGGCGTGCTGGCGCTGGCGGCACTGGCGGCGTTGCTGCTGGATCTGGTCACCGGCCCGGCCGGACTGCCGCTGGCCGATACGCTGCGCGCCCTGACCGGGGGCGAGGTCACGCGCGGCACTCAGGTCATCGTCTGGGACGTCCGCCTGCCCGTCGCCTGCATGGCGCTGTTGGTGGGCGCCGCATTGGCGCTGGCCGGAGCCGAGATGCAGACCGTGCTGGAAAACCCGCTGGCCGAGCCGTTCACGCTGGGCGTGTCCTCATCGGCCGCACTGGGCGCGGCAGTGGCAATCGTGCTGGGCCTGACCGTGCCCGGCCTGCCCCCGGTCTGGAGCGTCTCGGGCAATGCCTTCCTGTTCGCGCTTGGTGCGCTGGGGCTGTTGCAGCTTTTGGGGCGGATTCGCGGCGGCGGTCCCGAGGTGCTGATCCTGTTCGGCGTGGCACTGAACTTTACCGCCGCCGCGCTGCTGTCGCTGCTGCAATTCGTGGCCTCTGCCGATGCGCTGCAACAACTGGTGTTCTGGACCATGGGCAGCCTCGCCTCGGCGCAATGGCCCGGTGTGGTGCTGATCGGCGTGGTGCTGGTGGTCGCGGTCCCCTTCTCGTTCCGCGCGGCGTGGAAGCTGACCGCCCTGCGGCTGGGCGAGGATCAGGCGAAAAGCTTTGGCGTCGATGTGACCGGGCTCAGGCGCTGGACACTTTTGCGGGTCAGCCTGCTGGCGGCCTCGGCCGTGTCGATGGTCGGCGTCATTGGCTTTGTCGGACTTGCCGGTCCGCATATCGCCCGCATGCTGGTGGGCGAAAACCACCGCGTCTTCCTGCCCGCCAGCCTGCTGACCGGCGCGCTGGTCATGTCGCTGGCCTCGACGCTTTCCAAGACACTGGTGCCGGGGGTGCTGCTGCCGGTTGGCCTTGTCACCTCGCTGATCGGGCTGCCGATCTTTTTCGCGCTGATCCTGCGCGGAAGGCGGCGCTGA